One genomic window of Sphingomonas ginsengisoli An et al. 2013 includes the following:
- the gyrB gene encoding DNA topoisomerase (ATP-hydrolyzing) subunit B, with protein sequence MSSDPNQNSYGADSIKVLKGLDAVRKRPGMYIGDTDDGSGLHHMVFEVSDNAIDEALAGHCDRILIQLNPDGSVTVEDNGRGIPTGIHAEEGVSAAEVIMTQLHAGGKFENTSDDNAYKVSGGLHGVGVSVVNALSEFLDLTIWRDGEEHFMRFAHGDAVAPLKIVGPAPEGKKGTRVTFLPSPATFKITEFDFEKLEHRYRELAFLNSGVRLVLADARHEERKEVELFYEGGIAAFVKYLDRAKTPLFPDPIAISAVRDGIGIDVALEWNDSYYENVLPFTNNIPQRDGGTHLAAFRAALTRTVNGYAEKSGMLKKEKVTLTGDDMREGLTAIVSVKLPDPKFSSQTKDKLVSSEVRQPLEALMSDKMTEWLEENPVNARSIIQKIIDAAAAREAAKRARELTRRKGVMDIASLPGKLADCQERDPALSELFLVEGDSAGGSAKQGRNRHNQAILPLRGKLLNVERARFDRMLSSREIGTIIQALGTGIGREEFNLEKLRYHKIVIMTDADVDGAHIRTLLLTFFYRQMPELIEAGHLMIAQPPLYKVARGRSEVYLKDDAQLDEYLVDAGLDGLQLETAGEVRQGKDLRALVDHARRVRTLMRYAPKKYDPALLEALALAGALNPELQEAGRRAAIEGVSDWLQQGDPEGRWTGELAAEGGYLLKRLWRGVTDVTIVEPSFIVSAEARKLHALAAEQAEAYAQPSTLRTMRKGAVAEPEPTVEGGEGDDATEQGTADTKGKPASITRPSELLDAVLGAGRKGLSIQRYKGLGEMNAEQLWETTLDPANRSLLRVEVGQADVADEIFSRLMGEVVEPRREFIQDNALSVANLDV encoded by the coding sequence ATGAGCAGCGATCCCAATCAGAACAGCTACGGCGCCGACAGCATCAAGGTGCTCAAGGGCCTCGACGCCGTGCGCAAGCGCCCCGGCATGTACATCGGCGACACCGACGACGGGTCGGGCCTCCATCACATGGTGTTCGAGGTCAGCGACAATGCCATCGACGAGGCGCTCGCCGGCCACTGCGACCGCATCCTCATCCAGCTGAACCCAGACGGCTCGGTCACGGTCGAGGACAATGGCCGCGGCATTCCGACCGGCATCCATGCCGAGGAAGGCGTTTCGGCGGCCGAGGTCATCATGACCCAGCTTCACGCCGGGGGTAAGTTCGAGAACACCAGCGACGACAATGCCTACAAGGTGTCGGGCGGCCTCCACGGCGTCGGGGTGAGCGTGGTCAACGCGCTCAGCGAATTCCTCGACCTCACCATCTGGCGCGACGGCGAGGAGCATTTCATGCGCTTCGCCCACGGCGACGCGGTCGCTCCGCTCAAGATCGTCGGCCCGGCGCCGGAGGGCAAGAAGGGCACCCGCGTGACCTTCCTGCCGAGCCCGGCGACCTTCAAGATCACCGAGTTCGATTTCGAGAAGCTCGAGCACCGCTATCGCGAGCTCGCCTTTCTGAATTCGGGTGTGCGGCTGGTGCTGGCCGACGCGCGGCACGAGGAGCGCAAGGAGGTCGAGCTGTTCTACGAGGGCGGGATCGCCGCCTTCGTGAAGTATCTCGACCGCGCCAAGACCCCGCTGTTCCCCGATCCCATCGCCATTTCGGCAGTGCGTGACGGGATTGGCATCGACGTCGCGCTCGAGTGGAACGACAGCTATTACGAGAACGTCCTGCCGTTCACCAACAACATCCCCCAGCGTGACGGCGGCACCCATCTCGCCGCCTTCCGCGCGGCGCTGACCCGCACCGTCAACGGCTATGCCGAGAAGTCCGGCATGCTGAAGAAGGAGAAGGTGACGCTCACCGGCGACGACATGCGCGAGGGGCTGACCGCGATCGTCTCGGTCAAGCTGCCTGATCCCAAGTTCAGCAGCCAGACCAAGGACAAGCTCGTCAGCTCCGAAGTGCGTCAGCCGCTCGAAGCGCTGATGAGCGACAAGATGACCGAGTGGCTGGAGGAAAATCCGGTCAATGCGCGGTCGATCATCCAGAAGATCATCGATGCCGCCGCCGCGCGCGAGGCGGCCAAGCGCGCGCGCGAACTGACCCGCCGCAAGGGGGTGATGGATATCGCTTCGCTGCCCGGCAAGCTCGCCGACTGCCAGGAGCGCGATCCCGCGCTCAGCGAACTATTCCTGGTCGAGGGTGACTCGGCCGGCGGCTCGGCCAAGCAGGGCCGCAATCGCCACAATCAGGCGATCCTCCCGCTGCGCGGTAAATTGCTCAACGTCGAGCGCGCGCGCTTCGACCGGATGCTGTCGAGCCGCGAGATCGGGACGATCATCCAGGCGCTCGGCACGGGCATCGGCCGCGAGGAGTTCAACCTCGAGAAGCTGCGCTATCACAAGATCGTGATCATGACCGACGCCGACGTCGACGGCGCGCACATCCGCACGCTGCTGCTGACCTTCTTCTACCGGCAGATGCCCGAGCTGATCGAGGCGGGGCACCTGATGATTGCCCAGCCGCCGCTCTACAAGGTCGCGCGGGGCCGCTCGGAGGTCTATCTCAAGGACGACGCGCAGCTCGACGAATATCTGGTCGACGCCGGGCTCGACGGGCTCCAGCTCGAAACCGCCGGCGAGGTTCGCCAGGGCAAGGACCTGCGGGCGCTGGTCGATCATGCGCGGCGGGTGCGTACGCTGATGCGCTATGCGCCCAAGAAGTACGATCCCGCCTTGCTCGAGGCGCTCGCGCTGGCGGGCGCGCTCAATCCCGAGCTGCAGGAAGCGGGTCGCCGCGCCGCGATCGAGGGCGTGTCGGACTGGCTCCAGCAGGGCGATCCCGAAGGGCGCTGGACCGGCGAGCTCGCCGCGGAGGGCGGCTATCTGCTCAAGCGGCTGTGGCGCGGGGTGACCGACGTCACCATCGTCGAGCCGAGCTTCATCGTCTCGGCCGAGGCGCGCAAGCTGCACGCGCTCGCCGCCGAGCAGGCCGAGGCCTATGCCCAGCCGTCGACGCTGCGGACGATGCGCAAGGGTGCGGTCGCCGAGCCTGAACCGACCGTCGAGGGGGGCGAAGGCGACGACGCGACCGAGCAGGGAACTGCCGACACCAAGGGCAAGCCCGCCAGCATCACTCGCCCGAGCGAATTGCTTGATGCGGTGCTCGGGGCGGGGCGCAAGGGGCTGTCGATCCAGCGCTACAAGGGGCTGGGCGAGATGAATGCCGAGCAATTGTGGGAGACTACGCTCGACCCAGCCAACCGCTCGCTTCTGCGGGTCGAGGTCGGGCAGGCCGATGTCGCCGACGAGATCTTCTCCCGGCTGATGGGCGAGGTGGTCGAACCTCGCCGTGAGTTCATCCAGGACAATGCGCTGAGCGTCGCCAACCTCGACGTCTAG